A genomic stretch from Sphingomonas faeni includes:
- a CDS encoding DUF5076 domain-containing protein produces the protein MADHPNSIALDKGAKLTSESVEVARIWITNGAGSNVLIDAGILEDPTVFGYLIADTIRHAARAYAGTWGIDEDTALQAIVDGVGTELREQFTTITTIQEGTIN, from the coding sequence ATGGCCGATCACCCTAATTCGATCGCGCTCGACAAAGGCGCGAAACTAACGAGCGAATCGGTCGAGGTCGCCCGCATCTGGATCACCAACGGCGCCGGCAGCAACGTCCTGATCGACGCGGGCATACTCGAGGACCCGACCGTGTTCGGCTACCTCATCGCCGACACGATCCGCCACGCCGCGCGCGCCTATGCGGGCACCTGGGGCATCGACGAAGACACCGCGTTGCAGGCGATCGTCGACGGCGTCGGCACCGAACTCCGCGAACAGTTCACGACCATCACCACCATCCAGGAAGGAACGATCAACTGA